One stretch of Podospora pseudoanserina strain CBS 124.78 chromosome 4, whole genome shotgun sequence DNA includes these proteins:
- a CDS encoding hypothetical protein (EggNog:ENOG503P2JJ; COG:S) — protein MATPSQAQLIQAPSRPSVTGKKTIFLAGTTTRTDGPEWRDTLFHSIAHLPITVFNPLRPDWDSSWKEDIDFAPFREQVEWEFDRLNQADLVVVYFGPQTDAPISLLEFGLFARSGKLIVCCHKDYRKRGNIEIVSQKLGLKVLDAVGDLVDEVMRKLQEMLQI, from the coding sequence ATGGCAACCCCATCACAAGCTCAGCTCATACAAGCCCCATCACGCCCATCCGTGACAGGCAAGAAAACCATCTTTTTGGCCGGCACAACCACTCGAACTGATGGGCCAGAGTGGCGAGACACACTCTTCCACTCCATCGCACACCTCCCCATTACCGTGTTCAACCCCCTTCGACCGGACTGGGACAGCTCATGGAAGGAAGACATCGACTTTGCGCCCTTCCGGGAACAGGTGGAATGGGAGTTTGACAGGTTGAACCAGGCCgatctggtggtggtgtatttTGGGCCCCAGACAGACGCGCCCATCAGCCTGTTGGAGTTTGGGCTTTTTGCAAGGTCAGGCAAGTTGATTGTGTGCTGCCACAAGGATTACAGGAAGCGGGGGAATATCGAGATTGTGTCGCAGAAGTTGGGTCTAAAGGTTTTGGATGCAGTTGgtgatcttgttgatgaggtgatgCGAAAGCTGCAAGAGATGTTACAAATATGA